A region of Oxyura jamaicensis isolate SHBP4307 breed ruddy duck chromosome 9, BPBGC_Ojam_1.0, whole genome shotgun sequence DNA encodes the following proteins:
- the IQCG gene encoding dynein regulatory complex protein 9 isoform X3 — protein sequence MEKFTRLEALLFTAVLENCVDQLSILGYIMPVSYEGKTDMSCIESQEMKEIGDNKDIDHQELTCARQGGGETVTSKPLKSTEHKQQLGNSEDLKRAHRISNKSMKHSALSADTLRKIQADRQYASDVITATMKEMQESGTFNSLTESNGRENAKKSKFHDILIREEEGKKEIKSLQKQLQDVKKETEMELQNRDNMIVYLKDEFQEMKAKTDMEKRYVKKSTDLQVHQTQKKCSNAENGLKKEIEDLKRKTDEEIRVHMEIENFLRQYYKKVEEKLEYWVDKYENDTDAKDKELEALKESKASNVEMLQRFASECQTFEETIIADRAEKEAKRRQLERDALELKSILKLQAWWRGTMVRRNLGPYQNLRKSREKQLLKQTNKKEKPGAKKKK from the exons atggaaaaattcaCTCGGCTGGAAGCTCTGCTGTTTACTGCTGTGCTGGAGAATTGCGTTGATCAGCTCTCAATCCTTGGATATATCATGCCGGTTTCATACGAGGGCAAGACAGACATGAGTTGT ATTGAGAGccaggaaatgaaagaaatcgGAGACAACAAGGACATTGACCACCAAGAGCTTACATGTGCAAGGCAAGGGGGTGGGGAAACAGTTACCTCCAAGCCTCTGAAAAGCACTgaacacaagcagcagctggggaattCTGAGGATCTGAAAAGAGCCCATCGTATTTCCAACAAGTCCATGAAACACAGCGCTCTGTCTGCAGATACTCTCAGAAAAATTCAGGCTGACAG GCAGTATGCAAGTGATGTAATTACTGCAACTATGAAAGAGATGCAGGAATCAGGAACATTTAACAGCCTAACAGAATCTAATGGGAGAGAGAATGCAAAGAAGAGCAAGTTTCACGACATCCTCATCAG ggaggaggaaggaaagaaggagatAAAGTCACTCCAGAAACAGCTGCAAGATGtcaagaaagaaactgaaatggaaCTTCAG AACCGAGATAATATGATTGTCTACCTCAAAGATGAGTTCCAAGAGATGAAGGCCAAAACAGACATGGAGAAACGCTACgtaaaaaaaagcacagaccTCCAGGTCCACCAAACCCAGAAGAAGTGCAGCAATGCAGAGAATGgactgaaaaaggaaattgag GACTTGAAGAGGAAAACTGATGAGGAGATTCGTGTCCACATGGAGATTGAAAATTTCCTCAGGCAATACTATAag AAGGTGGAGGAGAAGCTGGAGTACTGGGTGGACAAGTATGAAAATGACACAGACGCTAAAGACAAAGAACTTGAAGCCCTAAAAGAATCAAAGGCAAGCAACGTGGAAATGCTGCAGAGATTTGCCAGTGAG TGCCAGACGTTTGAGGAAACCATCATCGCTGATCGGGCAGAAAAGGAGGCTAAAAGAAGACAACTAGAGCGGGATGCCCTGGAACTGAAGAGCATCCTGAAG CTGCAGGCCTGGTGGAGAGGTACTATGGTCCGCAGAAACCTTGGCCCCTACCAGAACCTCAGGAAGAGTCGAGAGAAGCAGCTGTTAAAGCAGAcgaacaaaaaggaaaaacctggagcaaagaaaaagaaataa
- the IQCG gene encoding dynein regulatory complex protein 9 isoform X1, with translation MIGVEEGWSIMNSLDYSVSFCFKEEIKQRSLNKNTETKEMEKFTRLEALLFTAVLENCVDQLSILGYIMPVSYEGKTDMSCIESQEMKEIGDNKDIDHQELTCARQGGGETVTSKPLKSTEHKQQLGNSEDLKRAHRISNKSMKHSALSADTLRKIQADRQYASDVITATMKEMQESGTFNSLTESNGRENAKKSKFHDILIREEEGKKEIKSLQKQLQDVKKETEMELQNRDNMIVYLKDEFQEMKAKTDMEKRYVKKSTDLQVHQTQKKCSNAENGLKKEIEDLKRKTDEEIRVHMEIENFLRQYYKKVEEKLEYWVDKYENDTDAKDKELEALKESKASNVEMLQRFASECQTFEETIIADRAEKEAKRRQLERDALELKSILKLQAWWRGTMVRRNLGPYQNLRKSREKQLLKQTNKKEKPGAKKKK, from the exons CAAGAACACAGAGactaaagaaatggaaaaattcaCTCGGCTGGAAGCTCTGCTGTTTACTGCTGTGCTGGAGAATTGCGTTGATCAGCTCTCAATCCTTGGATATATCATGCCGGTTTCATACGAGGGCAAGACAGACATGAGTTGT ATTGAGAGccaggaaatgaaagaaatcgGAGACAACAAGGACATTGACCACCAAGAGCTTACATGTGCAAGGCAAGGGGGTGGGGAAACAGTTACCTCCAAGCCTCTGAAAAGCACTgaacacaagcagcagctggggaattCTGAGGATCTGAAAAGAGCCCATCGTATTTCCAACAAGTCCATGAAACACAGCGCTCTGTCTGCAGATACTCTCAGAAAAATTCAGGCTGACAG GCAGTATGCAAGTGATGTAATTACTGCAACTATGAAAGAGATGCAGGAATCAGGAACATTTAACAGCCTAACAGAATCTAATGGGAGAGAGAATGCAAAGAAGAGCAAGTTTCACGACATCCTCATCAG ggaggaggaaggaaagaaggagatAAAGTCACTCCAGAAACAGCTGCAAGATGtcaagaaagaaactgaaatggaaCTTCAG AACCGAGATAATATGATTGTCTACCTCAAAGATGAGTTCCAAGAGATGAAGGCCAAAACAGACATGGAGAAACGCTACgtaaaaaaaagcacagaccTCCAGGTCCACCAAACCCAGAAGAAGTGCAGCAATGCAGAGAATGgactgaaaaaggaaattgag GACTTGAAGAGGAAAACTGATGAGGAGATTCGTGTCCACATGGAGATTGAAAATTTCCTCAGGCAATACTATAag AAGGTGGAGGAGAAGCTGGAGTACTGGGTGGACAAGTATGAAAATGACACAGACGCTAAAGACAAAGAACTTGAAGCCCTAAAAGAATCAAAGGCAAGCAACGTGGAAATGCTGCAGAGATTTGCCAGTGAG TGCCAGACGTTTGAGGAAACCATCATCGCTGATCGGGCAGAAAAGGAGGCTAAAAGAAGACAACTAGAGCGGGATGCCCTGGAACTGAAGAGCATCCTGAAG CTGCAGGCCTGGTGGAGAGGTACTATGGTCCGCAGAAACCTTGGCCCCTACCAGAACCTCAGGAAGAGTCGAGAGAAGCAGCTGTTAAAGCAGAcgaacaaaaaggaaaaacctggagcaaagaaaaagaaataa
- the IQCG gene encoding dynein regulatory complex protein 9 isoform X2 — protein sequence MVTASEILYKNTETKEMEKFTRLEALLFTAVLENCVDQLSILGYIMPVSYEGKTDMSCIESQEMKEIGDNKDIDHQELTCARQGGGETVTSKPLKSTEHKQQLGNSEDLKRAHRISNKSMKHSALSADTLRKIQADRQYASDVITATMKEMQESGTFNSLTESNGRENAKKSKFHDILIREEEGKKEIKSLQKQLQDVKKETEMELQNRDNMIVYLKDEFQEMKAKTDMEKRYVKKSTDLQVHQTQKKCSNAENGLKKEIEDLKRKTDEEIRVHMEIENFLRQYYKKVEEKLEYWVDKYENDTDAKDKELEALKESKASNVEMLQRFASECQTFEETIIADRAEKEAKRRQLERDALELKSILKLQAWWRGTMVRRNLGPYQNLRKSREKQLLKQTNKKEKPGAKKKK from the exons ATGGTAACAGCTTCTGAGATCTTGTA CAAGAACACAGAGactaaagaaatggaaaaattcaCTCGGCTGGAAGCTCTGCTGTTTACTGCTGTGCTGGAGAATTGCGTTGATCAGCTCTCAATCCTTGGATATATCATGCCGGTTTCATACGAGGGCAAGACAGACATGAGTTGT ATTGAGAGccaggaaatgaaagaaatcgGAGACAACAAGGACATTGACCACCAAGAGCTTACATGTGCAAGGCAAGGGGGTGGGGAAACAGTTACCTCCAAGCCTCTGAAAAGCACTgaacacaagcagcagctggggaattCTGAGGATCTGAAAAGAGCCCATCGTATTTCCAACAAGTCCATGAAACACAGCGCTCTGTCTGCAGATACTCTCAGAAAAATTCAGGCTGACAG GCAGTATGCAAGTGATGTAATTACTGCAACTATGAAAGAGATGCAGGAATCAGGAACATTTAACAGCCTAACAGAATCTAATGGGAGAGAGAATGCAAAGAAGAGCAAGTTTCACGACATCCTCATCAG ggaggaggaaggaaagaaggagatAAAGTCACTCCAGAAACAGCTGCAAGATGtcaagaaagaaactgaaatggaaCTTCAG AACCGAGATAATATGATTGTCTACCTCAAAGATGAGTTCCAAGAGATGAAGGCCAAAACAGACATGGAGAAACGCTACgtaaaaaaaagcacagaccTCCAGGTCCACCAAACCCAGAAGAAGTGCAGCAATGCAGAGAATGgactgaaaaaggaaattgag GACTTGAAGAGGAAAACTGATGAGGAGATTCGTGTCCACATGGAGATTGAAAATTTCCTCAGGCAATACTATAag AAGGTGGAGGAGAAGCTGGAGTACTGGGTGGACAAGTATGAAAATGACACAGACGCTAAAGACAAAGAACTTGAAGCCCTAAAAGAATCAAAGGCAAGCAACGTGGAAATGCTGCAGAGATTTGCCAGTGAG TGCCAGACGTTTGAGGAAACCATCATCGCTGATCGGGCAGAAAAGGAGGCTAAAAGAAGACAACTAGAGCGGGATGCCCTGGAACTGAAGAGCATCCTGAAG CTGCAGGCCTGGTGGAGAGGTACTATGGTCCGCAGAAACCTTGGCCCCTACCAGAACCTCAGGAAGAGTCGAGAGAAGCAGCTGTTAAAGCAGAcgaacaaaaaggaaaaacctggagcaaagaaaaagaaataa